The Lysobacter gummosus sequence AGTAGCGCCACTCCCTCACGGATACACGCTCATGAAGCTCTACTACACCCCGCATACCTGCTCGTTCGCCCCGCATATCGTCCTGCGCGAACTGGGCATCGAGGCCGAACTGCGCCGCGTACGCATCGGCCCGGACCCCATCGTCGTCGCCGACGGCCGCGACTTCCGCGAACTCGGCGCGCTCGGCTACGTCCCGCTGCTGGAACTCGACGACGGCCGCGTGCTGCACGAAGGCGTGTCGATCCTGCAATACCTCGCCGACCAGCACCCCGACAGCGGCCTCGCCCCCGCGCCGGGCAGCGCCGAGCGCATCGAGTTGAACCAGTGGCTGACCTTCATCAGCTCGGAACTGCACAAACTCTTCAGCCCGTGGCTGTTCCACCCCGAGTACGGCGAAGCCCCGGCGCGTATCGCCCGCGAACGCCTGCAGCCGCGCCTGGCGCTGGTGGACCGCCATCTGGCCAAGAACGCTTTCGTGCTGGGCGAGCGCTTCAGCATCGCCGACGCGTACCTGTACACCATCGCCGGCTGGGCTCGCGTGCTGAAGATGGACCTGCATCCGTACCCGGCCCTGGACGCTTATCTGGACCGCATCGGCCAGCGCGACAGCGTGCGCGACGCGCTGCGCCGCGAACGCGAGGACGCGCGCGCACAACCCGAGCGAGCGCCTGCATGAAAGCCTCGACCGCATGGATGATGCTGATCGCCGCCGGCTTGATCGACGTGGCCTGGGCCTTGTCGATGAAACTCTCGCAGGGCTACACCCGGCCGTGGTGGACCGCGGCCTCGGTGGTCACCTTGATCGCCTTCGTCTGGCTGCTGGGCCGCGCGCTGACCGCCCTGCCGGTCGGCAGCGCGTATGCGGTGTGGACGGGCATCGGCGCCGCCGGCACGGTGCTGATCGGTTCGATGCTGTTCGGCGAATCCATCACGCCGATGAAGCTGGGCGGGGTGGGGCTGATCGTTGCGGGGATAGTGGTATTGCGCGGGGCGCCGGCTTGATGGCTTGGACAGCAAGAGCAAATCCCCCCTGGCCCCCCTTTTTCAAAGGGGGGAATCCATCTCGGGGATTTCAGTGGCGGCGACCGCACTGCTTCGGATAACCGGGACACATCACCGCATCACCCACCACGCCCCCAACCCGAAGGATTCCCCCCTTTGAAAAAGGGGGGGGGCAGGGGGGATTTGCTCTTCCAGCCGCCAACCCCCAACCAAACCCCACCGTATCCCCCGCCCCCGCACCATTCATCCATAGCCAATACGAACTATCCCACCCCACCGACCACCCAAAGCAAGCCGAACCCCATCCCCCGTTTGTTAGACTCGACGCTCTAATCCGCCCCCCAACATTCGAGGCGCGGCCACGGGGCCGCGAGATAGATGAACCAGCCGCTTGCCAGCTCCCTGCACGACCTCCTGCAGAACGACCCCGACCCGACCGAAACCCAGGAATGGGTCGAATCCGTCCAGGCCGTCATCGCCCGCGACGGCGCCGAGCGCGCCCACCAACTGCTCGAAGGCATGGTCGAGGTCACCCGCCGCGCCGGCGCCCACCTGCCGTTCCAGCCCACCACCGAATACATCAACACCATCCCGCCGCACCTGGAGGCCAAGAGCCCCGGCGACGCCGCGATGGAATGGCGCATCCGCTCGCTGATCCGCTGGAACGCCATGGCCATGGTCGTGCGCGCCAACCGCAAGCCCGGCGACCTCGGCGGCCACATCGCCAGCTTCGCTTCCGCGGCCACCCTGTACGACGTCGGCTTCAACCACTTCTGGCGCGCGCCCTCGGCCGACCACCCCGGCGACGTCATCGGCGTGCAAGGCCACAGCTCCCCCGGCATCTACGCGCGCTCCTTCCTCGAAGGCCGCATGAGCGAATCCCAGCTCGACAACTTCCGCATGGAAGTCGACGGCCGCGGCCTGAGCTCCTACCCGCACCCGTGGCTGATGCCCGATTACTGGCAAGTCCCGACCGTGTCGATGGGCCTGGGCCCCATCAGCGCCATCTACCAGGCGCGCAACTGGAAATACCTCGAAGGCCGCGGCCTGATGCCGAAGTCCGACCGCAAGGTCTGGGCCTTCCTCGGCGACGGCGAAACCGACGAACCCGAATCCCTGGGCGCCATCTCCGTCGCCGGCCGCGAAGGCCTCGACAACCTGGTCTTCGTCATCAACTGCAACCTGCAGCGGCTCGACGGCCCGGTGCGCGGCAACGGCAAGATCATTCAAGAGCTGGAAGGCCAGTTCCGCGGCGCCGGCTGGAACGTCATCAAGACCATCTGGGGCAGCTACTGGGATCCGCTGCTCGCGCGCGACACCACCGGCAAGCTGCGTCAGCTGATGATGGAAACCGTCGACGGCGAATACCAGAACTGCAAAGCCTTCGGCGGCAAATACACCCGCGACAATTTCTTCGGCAAATACCCGGAGACCGCCGCGCTCGTCGCCAACCTGTCCGACGACGACATCTGGCGCCTCAACCGCGGCGGCCACGACCCGCACAAGGTCTTCGCCGCCTACCAGGAAGCCGTCAACACCAAGGGCATGCCCACCGTCATCCTGGCCAAGACGGTCAAGGGCTACGGCATGGGCGCATCGGGCGAATCGCTCAACCCGACCCACGGCACCAAGAAGATGGACGACGAAGCCGTCCGCCTGTTCCGCGACCGCTTCAACATCCCGGTCAGCGACGAACAGCTGAAAGACGGCGCCGTCCCGTTCTACCACCCCGGCGAAAAATCGCCGGAAGTCGAATACATGCTCGAGCGCCGCAAGGCCCTCGGCGGCTTCCTGCCGCAGCGCCGCCGCAAGGCCAGCACCTCGCTGGACGTGCCCAAGCTCGAAACCTACGACCGCCTGCTCAAGAGCACCGGCGAGCGCGAAATCAGCACCACCATGTCGTTCGTGCAGGCCCTCAACATCGCATTGCGCGACAAGCAGGTCGGTCCCCGTATCGTCCCGATCGTGGCCGATGAAGCGCGCACCTTCGGCATGGAGGGTCTGTTCCGCCAATTGGGCATCTACGCCCCGCATGGCCAGAAGTACAAGCCGGTCGACCGCGACCAGCTGATGTACTACCGCGAAGACACCACCGGCCAAGTGCTGGAAGAAGGCATCACCGAAGCAGGCGCGTTCTCGTCGTGGCTCGCCGCCGCGACCAGCTACAGCACCAACGACCTGCAGATGCTGCCGTTCTACATCTACTACTCGATGTTCGGCTTCCAGCGCATCGGCGACAGCGCCTGGCAAGCCGCCGACATGCGCGCGCGCGGCTTCCTGCTGGGCGCCACCGCCGGCCGCACCACGTTAAACGGCGAAGGCCTGCAACACGAAGACGGCCACAGCATGGTCCAGGCCGGCCTGATCCCGAACTGCCGCAGCTACGACCCGACCTTCAGCTATGAGGTCGTGACCCTGCTGCAACACGGCATGCAGCGCATGCTGACCGAACAACAGGATGAGTACTGGTACCTCACCCTGATGAACGAAAACTACACCCACCCCGACATGCCCGAAGGCAGCGCCGACGGCATCATCAAGGGCATGTATCTGTTGAAGGACGCCGGCAAGCCCAAGAAGGGCGAATTGCGCGTACAGCTGATGGGCAGCGGCACCATCCTGCGCGAAGCCATCGCCGCCGCCGATCTGCTGGACAAAGACTTCGGCGTCACCGCCGACATCTGGTCCTGCCCCAGCTTCAACGAACTCGCCCGCGACGCCAGCGACGCCGAGCGTTGGAACCGCCTCAACCCCGAAGCCAAGACCGCGCGCAAGCCGTACATCACCGAACTGCTGGAAGGCCGCCAAGGCCCGGCGATCGCCGCGACCGACTACATCCGCATGTACCCGGAGCAAGTCCGCGCCTTCGTGCCGATGCGCTACACCGTGCTGGGCACCGACGGCTTCGGCCGTTCCGATACCCGCGCCAACTTGCGTCGTCACTTCGAGGTTGATCGCTACTACATCGCGCATGCGGCCATTGCGGCGCTGGCGGCGGAAGGGAAGATGACTGGGAAGGATGTGGCGAGGGCTATTAAGCAGTACAAGATTGATGTGGAGAAGCCGAATCCGTTGGGGGTTTGATATTCTAATGCGCAACAAAAAAAAGCAGCCGAAAGGCTGCTTTTTTTTGTAACTTAATGTCTGAATTAATCAATCTTAATAAGTCCCGGGCGGCTTGCATGTGAGGCGAATGCAAATTCGATTGCGGCGCACATGTTTTCTCGCAAACGCCATTTTGCAATTAATTTATATTCAGAGAACTGTTTTTCTGAGAGTGCGGCTGTGTAATTAAAATTGAGGATGAGCTTGAATATCTTCTCGTCAAATTTAAATTCCGTCGTTGGAAAGATTGCCTCTGAGGCCTTGCGAGGCCCGACTGCGTTTACGCCGATGGGTTGCAAAATTTCAGCAGCTAAAATCAATCGATGCGTCCCCGCTTTTGGCTGCGCTTCGTCACAGGCTGCCCGTAAACCTACAAGGCGCCATTCATACTTTGAAGCGAGCTCAACTAGCTTTGCCTCCACTTCCTCTTTAGGCTGAAGATAGCTGACCAATATTTGTTCTGAGGTATGCCCCTGGAATAGTTGGAGCATTGTGGCCTCAGGGAGCTCGTATACTGCCCCTCTAGTTCCAGGCTTAATAGGTGCGTGTGTATCCCGCGCTGAGTGATGCATTGTATTTAAATCTGCTTTTTCATTCTGATCTAAAGTAATGCGCTTGGCAGGATTGGATATTGCTTTGGCCCATATTTCTTTGAGTTTCCCATCTTCGTCAGGCAGATGATGCAGTCGATCGAAAAGAAACGGTGTCAGGCCGCCGTTTATGGCCTTCATTTCATTGTCTTTTACATTATCTGAGCCGACAGCGGATTGCGCGACTGACGTCAAAAGACGTTCCAGATGTTTTGCTGATTCCCCAAGAAACATTTTCTTTCGGTTAACGAAGCCGCAGAGCTTTCCTATCAGCTCTCCACAAGCTAAATCAACGGCATTTTCCCAATAGAGAAGCGCGGTTGCCTGGGGTTGATCGCTGAGCAGTTTTTTAATTTCAGCTGCGACTTTAAGCATATCAAAGCCATTTTCGCCAAGAAACTCTTCCTTTGCCATTAAGAGGCTGGCGAGCGGCTGCGGGATGTTCGGATAGTGATCGCTTATATGCGATACTAACTCATCGCGCTTGTTTTTATCACTAGTCCAGATTACAAGAACATAAGGGCCATTGTCCTGAGCTATGACCTGCTCGAGGATCGACGCGGTTGTGTCATAAAGTGCCGCGCCCGCTTGATGGCCTGAGACCAGATGGATGTCTAAAAATAATAGTCGTATCCCCCTGACTGATGATTTTGTCGAAGGTTTGCCGGCGGTAACTAAAACTGGAAGGCAGCTTGTGTCCATCGATTCCAATGACCGCTGTATAGCATCGATGGCGTCCTTTTCATCGTCGATTACAGCAATTCGCGGCGCAGGAATCATTTTTCTATCCGACCTTCTGGAAAGGTGAAGGAAATAATCGCTCCGCTGATATCCGATGGAATATCGATATCTGCAGGAGCGGGAAAGGTCAACTGCCCGCCGTTCAATTGTGTTGCCATTGAGGCGTAGTAAAGCCCTAATCCCATGCCGTCGGGGCGGCGGGTAAAAAACGGCCTCACCAGGGTTTCTGGATCATCCGAGAAGCCGGGTCCGTTGTCTCCAATTACCAACTGAACGCCTTCCCCAGCTTCCCTCAGTATCGCTATGTGGATACGGCGCACGGGCTCTTCGTTTTTATCAAGATCTGGCCATCGGACTCGGAGCCAATAAAGGCTATTGTCGATCAGGTTCGTTAGAGCTCCGAGCAATAATTCTTCAGATCCTCTTACTGATACTGGGGGGGCCGTGTCGTTCAAATCATATGTGACATGAACTTGATGTGAATCGCCCAGGTTTTTGTAGACAGTCGTCAGCCGTTTAGTGCGTACCGCCTTTCAAACTCTATCGGGGACAGGCCATTGTTGGAACTGTGCCGTCGTTTGGGGTTGTAGAACAGCTCGATGTAATCGAACACATCGCCTCGTGCTTTGTCATGGGTATGGTAGATCCGTTGCTTAACCCGTTCGCGCTTGAGCAACTGGAAGAAGCTTTCCATCGCGGCGTTGTCGTGACAGTTACCGCGTCGGCTCATGCTGCACACGATGCCGTGGGCCTTCAAAAAGCTCTGCCAGTCTTCGCTCGTGAACTGACTGCCTTGATCCGAGTGCAAGAGCAAACCAGGCGCGGGCTTGCGTCGCCACACCGCCGCTAGCAGCGCCTGCAGCACCAGATCGGAGTGCTGCGTTGGACGCGTGGCCCAGCCCACGATCCTGCGGGAGAACAGATCGAGCACGACGGCCAAGTACAAGAAGCCTTCGTGGGTGCGAATGTAGGTGATGTCGGTCACCCAGGCCCGATTGGGTTCTTGCGCTGTGAACTCACGCGCCAGCACGTTGTTGGCGACGGCGCCGATCGGCCCGCTCAACGGCCGCGGCCGCCGGCCGTAGCCCACCATGGCGCGCAGCCCTTCTTGCTTCATCAAACGCGCAACGCGGTGTTTGCTGCACGTTTCACCCAACTCGCGCAGGTCCGTGGTGATCTTGCGATGGCCGTAGATCGAGCCGCTTTCCAACCAACTGTGCTTGATCAATCCCAACAGACGTTGGTCGTCGCGTGCACGCGCACTGGCCGGCGCGTGAAGCCAAGCGTAGTAACCGCTGCGGTTTATGCCCAAGACACGGCACATTGCGGCCAGGCCGAACTCGTCGGCGTGCTGCTTCATGAAGGCGTACTTCACCTTTACCCCTTGGCAAAGTACGCGGCGGCTTTTTTTAGGATGTCTCGTTCTTCAGTCACGCGCCGAAGTTCTGCCTTCAGGCGTCGCACGTCCGCGTTCTGATCTTTTTCCACACGACGAACCACATCGCTTTTGCCTTGCTGACGCCGCCAGCCGTACAGGCTGTGCACCGACACGCCCAGGCGCTCGGCTACTTCGGCCACCGGCCGCCCGTACTCCACGATCTGACGGACCGCTTCGATCTTGAACTCATCGGTGTATCGCTTCGCGCTCATAACCACCTCCACTTAAGCCATAGTTTATGGCTGCGAGATGTCTACGAAACCCTGGGCGATTCAGTCAGCGCCGCAGAGCGATGCTCCCAGTTTGACGATCGAGGACATTCTTCGCCTGCCGCTTGAACAGGGAGCCGATGGCTACGACCGCATATCCAAGGGCCTTCGTTCGATAGGTCAGTTCAGCGTATTCCGTCAAGAAGGAGTGTTGACACTGTCCGACGGTCACCGGATCAATATCGTTGTCGACTACACCAGCGCCGGCATCCTCAGCATCGGCGTGGACAAAGCCCGATGCTTTACGTTGAAGGATGCCGTCAGGATCACAGGTGCCAAGCCCGTGTCGGCGGTCAGCTATCCCTATGTGGAAGGCCCTAATTACGACACTTACTCAGCGATTGCCAATGGCGTTGATGTGAACATTGGGAAGTTCACGGCTGGCGAGAATTGCTTGACGGAAATCCATTTGGTGGATGTGCAAACTGCAGCCGAATTCGTTATGAAGAACAAGCTGGAGCTGCCCGCGAAAAATCTGCCTGTCCTCAAGCCTTAGCGAAGATGCGGACTTCAAAAGTCTGCATGAATCAAAACCAAGATCAGGTGGTCGGAGTCAGCGGGACCTTGACGAAAGGACGCATCAGAGTGCTCTCAGCATGGACTACGGAGAGAGTGTCGCACTGGATAAATGGCTCCCGAGCTTGCGACGGAGAACGCCAGAACTCTCGTGCACGCATATCCACCAATTCCGCATATTTTCAGCGCCTTTGCCCTGGTCGTCTGCGGCCAGCGCATAAAGATCGCAGCGGTTGTTGTTCATCAGATGACAGCTCGCTTATGCTCAACGAATCCCCTCTGC is a genomic window containing:
- a CDS encoding DMT family transporter — encoded protein: MKASTAWMMLIAAGLIDVAWALSMKLSQGYTRPWWTAASVVTLIAFVWLLGRALTALPVGSAYAVWTGIGAAGTVLIGSMLFGESITPMKLGGVGLIVAGIVVLRGAPA
- a CDS encoding ATP-binding protein: MNDTAPPVSVRGSEELLLGALTNLIDNSLYWLRVRWPDLDKNEEPVRRIHIAILREAGEGVQLVIGDNGPGFSDDPETLVRPFFTRRPDGMGLGLYYASMATQLNGGQLTFPAPADIDIPSDISGAIISFTFPEGRIEK
- a CDS encoding IS3 family transposase (programmed frameshift), whose product is MSAKRYTDEFKIEAVRQIVEYGRPVAEVAERLGVSVHSLYGWRRQQGKSDVVRRVEKDQNADVRRLKAELRRVTEERDIPKKSRRVLCQGVKVKYAFMKQHADEFGLAAMCRVLGINRSGYYAWLHAPASARARDDQRLLGLIKHSWLESGSIYGHRKITTDLRELGETCSKHRVARLMKQEGLRAMVGYGRRPRPLSGPIGAVANNVLAREFTAQEPNRAWVTDITYIRTHEGFLYLAVVLDLFSRRIVGWATRPTQHSDLVLQALLAAVWRRKPAPGLLLHSDQGSQFTSEDWQSFLKAHGIVCSMSRRGNCHDNAAMESFFQLLKRERVKQRIYHTHDKARGDVFDYIELFYNPKRRHSSNNGLSPIEFERRYALNG
- a CDS encoding glutathione binding-like protein, with translation MKLYYTPHTCSFAPHIVLRELGIEAELRRVRIGPDPIVVADGRDFRELGALGYVPLLELDDGRVLHEGVSILQYLADQHPDSGLAPAPGSAERIELNQWLTFISSELHKLFSPWLFHPEYGEAPARIARERLQPRLALVDRHLAKNAFVLGERFSIADAYLYTIAGWARVLKMDLHPYPALDAYLDRIGQRDSVRDALRREREDARAQPERAPA
- the aceE gene encoding pyruvate dehydrogenase (acetyl-transferring), homodimeric type, which gives rise to MNQPLASSLHDLLQNDPDPTETQEWVESVQAVIARDGAERAHQLLEGMVEVTRRAGAHLPFQPTTEYINTIPPHLEAKSPGDAAMEWRIRSLIRWNAMAMVVRANRKPGDLGGHIASFASAATLYDVGFNHFWRAPSADHPGDVIGVQGHSSPGIYARSFLEGRMSESQLDNFRMEVDGRGLSSYPHPWLMPDYWQVPTVSMGLGPISAIYQARNWKYLEGRGLMPKSDRKVWAFLGDGETDEPESLGAISVAGREGLDNLVFVINCNLQRLDGPVRGNGKIIQELEGQFRGAGWNVIKTIWGSYWDPLLARDTTGKLRQLMMETVDGEYQNCKAFGGKYTRDNFFGKYPETAALVANLSDDDIWRLNRGGHDPHKVFAAYQEAVNTKGMPTVILAKTVKGYGMGASGESLNPTHGTKKMDDEAVRLFRDRFNIPVSDEQLKDGAVPFYHPGEKSPEVEYMLERRKALGGFLPQRRRKASTSLDVPKLETYDRLLKSTGEREISTTMSFVQALNIALRDKQVGPRIVPIVADEARTFGMEGLFRQLGIYAPHGQKYKPVDRDQLMYYREDTTGQVLEEGITEAGAFSSWLAAATSYSTNDLQMLPFYIYYSMFGFQRIGDSAWQAADMRARGFLLGATAGRTTLNGEGLQHEDGHSMVQAGLIPNCRSYDPTFSYEVVTLLQHGMQRMLTEQQDEYWYLTLMNENYTHPDMPEGSADGIIKGMYLLKDAGKPKKGELRVQLMGSGTILREAIAAADLLDKDFGVTADIWSCPSFNELARDASDAERWNRLNPEAKTARKPYITELLEGRQGPAIAATDYIRMYPEQVRAFVPMRYTVLGTDGFGRSDTRANLRRHFEVDRYYIAHAAIAALAAEGKMTGKDVARAIKQYKIDVEKPNPLGV